From the Micromonospora echinofusca genome, the window CGGTGCGGTGGGCCCGCTCCCCCTCGCCGTACGTCTCCACGGCCGAGTCGTGCGTCTTCTCCCAGGTGCGCTGCGCCTTCTTGGGGGAGCGTCGCAGCGTGCTGGGCAGTACCTCGCGCCCGGGCATCTCGTCCTCCTCCGCGTCGTGGGTTCCCGGTTGACCGTTCCCCCGCGCCCGGTCGGCAAACCGGGTGGTCGGGTTTGTCGATTTCCGGCCACGGGTACCGGCGGGGCCAGGCGACGCCGGATGCACCGGGTCATCCGGGGCCGGGCACAGGGAGCGGGCATGACGACGACGGAACCCGGCGCGGCGGCCACCGAGGAGCGGCGACCGCGGATGCCCCGCCGGGTTCGCCAGCTGAGCTGGCGGACGTGGCGCGGGGTGCTGGTACGCAGCGTGCGCAACTTCGTCAAGGACAACTGCGCGGACTGGGCCGCCGCGCTCACCTACTACGGGGTGCTCGCGCTCTTCCCGTCCACGATAGTGGTGGTCGCCCTGGTCGGGCTGGTGTCCAACGGCGAGCAGACCGTCGACACCGTGCTGGACCTGGCCCGGGACATGGGCGCGGGTTCGGTGGTGGCCAACGAGGGCTTCGTCGGCGTCGTACGGGGTGTGGTGGACCAGAACGACTCGGCCAGCGTGCTGCTGAGTTTCGGTCTGCTCGGTGCCCTCTGGTCGGCCTCCGGCTTCATCGGGGCGTTCACCCGGGCCTCCAACGCCGTCTACGGGGTCGAGGAGGGGCGGCCGGTCTGGAAGCTGCGGCCGATGCAGATCGGCCTGGCGGGGCTCTCGCTGGTACTGCTGGCGGTCGTCGCCACCGGGCTGATCGTCAGCGGGCCGGTCACCGACGCCGTGGGTGACCTGATCAACGCCGGCGGGCTGGCGCGTACGGCGTGGAGCGTCGCCAAGTGGCCCGTGCTCGCGCTGATCATGATGGTGCTGCTGAGCCTGCTGTTCTGGATCGCGCCCAACGTCCGGCAGCCCCGGTTCCGCTGGCTCACCCCGGGCGGCGCGGTCGCCCTGGTCGCCTGGGCCCTCGCCTCCTTCGGCTTCGGCCTGTACGTGGCCAACTTCGGCTCGTACGACGCCACGTACGGCAGCCTGGGGGCCGTGATCGCGTTCCTGGTCTGGCTCTACCTGTCCAACTCTGCGCTGATGCTCGGCGTGCAGATCAACGCGGAACTCCAGCGCGGCCGGGTGCTCCAGGCCGGCGAGCCGGACGCCGAGGAGCCCGTCCTGCCTCCGAAGACGCCCGCCACCACGTGACCCGCGACGGGTTTGGCGGCCCTCACCGTCGCCGCCCGCGCCAAGGAGCCACGCCGGACCGTTTACCGGCGGTGCCACCGGGTAGCGCAGAAGGCATGGAACGTGGCAGCAGCAAGCACGGACCGAGGGTCGACGAGCAGATGAGCCGGGAGGTCAGCGGCCTCGTGCAGGGGCCGGGGACCGGCGGCTCACGGGTCGACGAGTCCCGTGTGCCGGAGCCGGCGGGTGAGGACCAGCCGGAACCGACCACGGCCCCGGCCGGCGACCTGCGTACGGGCGCGCCCAAGGGGATGAGCTCCGAGGACGTCGAGCGACGCAGCCGGCTCGGACGGTTCATCACGATGACCGCCCTGCCCGGTGACCGGGAGACGCTGATCGCCAACGCGCGGGAGAACGAGGCGCCGGCGGACATCGTCGCCGAACTGGAACGGCTACCCGAGGGCACCCGCTACCAGACGGTCTCCGAGGTGTGGGCGGCGCTCGGCCACAAGAACGAGACGACCCGCTGGTGACCGGATCCCCGCACGATCCGGCCTGTCACCGGCGGACGAAGGAGGATGGCTGATGAGTGGCGTTACCGAACACGTGGACGTCTCCGTCCCGGTGCGCACCGCGTACGACCAGTGGACGCAGTTCGAGGACTTCCCCCAGTTCATGGAGGGTGTGCAGGAGGTCCGGCAGCTGACCGACACGATGACCCACTGGACGGTGGAGATCGCCGGGGTGAAGCGGGAGTTCGACGCCGAGATCACCGAGCAGCTTCCGGACGAGCGGGTCGCCTGGCGTTCGACGGGCGGCACCCAGCAGGCCGGCGTGGTCACCTTCCACCGGTTGGACCCGGAGACCACCCGGGTCACGCTCCAGCTCGAGTTCGAACCGCACGGCGTGGTCGAGCAGGCCGGCGACAAGCTCGGCATCGTCGACCGGCGCGCGAAGGGCGACCTGGAGCGGTTCAAGCAGTTCATCGAGCGCCGTGGTCAGGAGACCGGCGCCTGGCGCGGCAAGGTCGACCGGCCGCAGCCCTGATCTCCCGTCCCCCGAACGCGAACGTCCGATGGCCGCCGGCTCTTCCGGCGGCCATCGTCGTTTGCGTGCACCGGGCCGGGGTACCGCGATGGGCATGACGGACGACGACAAGGTGTGGCGGGACGAGGAACGCACTCCCCTGCGGGAACTGGACCGGGCCGTGGCGCGGTCGACGCTGGACGGCCAGGCCGACGACGTGACGGGGAACGACGCCGGTGAGGAGGCGGCCTTCGGCCACGGCCCGGAGGCGGTGGACCGGGGTGGGCAGGCCGCCGGCGCGGGCCGCGAGCCGACGGACCCGGACCGCGCGTACCGGCCCTCGACGACGGGGCGGACCGGGCCCGACACGATGTGAGCCGGGCGCCGTGCGGCGGGCGGGCCGGCTGGCGGAGGACGCGGAAGCCGCGGGAAGCTGACGAACCAGTGCCGCCGGAACGCTGATACCCCTGTGGCATAAATATGCCTGGGTGGTATCGGGACGAGCGGACACACCCCGGCCGTCGAAGTCGGGCGCAGCCGGTCACGGTTCATGAAACAGACCGTGGCCCCGCGCGCTCAGCCGGACGCCGGTCGGCGGGTCCCGGCCGTGTGCAGGGCGATCAGGCCCAGCGTGAGCACGACCAGCGCCGGCCCGAGCAACTCGACCGACGTGTTGCCGAGCAGCACCCCGATCCCGGCCGGCACCAGCGCGCCGCCCAGCCCGGCCGCGGCGATCTGCAGCCCGATGGTCCGGTCGGCGTGCGCCGTACCGACCCGCTCGACGGTGGTGAGGGTGAGCAGCGGGAAGACCGGGGCGGCGGCGAAGCCGACGACGAACAGCCCCGCCACGGCGACCCAGGCCGGTGCGGGCAACGCGATCAGGACCGCGCCGAGCGCCATCCCGACCAGGCTGCCCCGCAGCACCGTCGCCGCGCCCAGCCGCTCGGCCACCACGCCCTGCACCACGCGCCCGACGAAGAGGCTCCCCCAGTAGCCGGAGACGCAGACGCCGGCGACGGCCGCGCCGAGGCCACGCCCCTCGGTGAGCAGCAGGAACGCCCAGAGCCCGGCGGCCACCTCGATGGCCACGTAGACGGCGAAGGCCGCCGCGCCGAGCCAGACCGCCGGCAGGCGCAGCGTCTCGCGTACCCGGGTGACGGCCGGCGGGGCGACGGCAGCCTTCCCCGTCGCGGGCCCCGCGGGCCCCCGGGCCGGGGTGCGGTCCCGCCAGGCACGGACGGTGAGCGCGAACGCGGCGGCAAGCGCGAGCTGGGCCCCGGCGACCAGGCCGTAGCCCCAGCGCCAGGAGAGCCCGGCGCTGAGCGCGCCGGTCATGATGAGCGGCCCGAGCGCCACGCCGAGGCCGAAGAACGCGTGCATCCAGTTCATGTGCCGGGGGCCGAAGGCACCCGCCGCGTACGCGTTCAGGCCGGAGTCGATCGCGCCGGAGCCCAGACCG encodes:
- a CDS encoding YihY/virulence factor BrkB family protein codes for the protein MTTTEPGAAATEERRPRMPRRVRQLSWRTWRGVLVRSVRNFVKDNCADWAAALTYYGVLALFPSTIVVVALVGLVSNGEQTVDTVLDLARDMGAGSVVANEGFVGVVRGVVDQNDSASVLLSFGLLGALWSASGFIGAFTRASNAVYGVEEGRPVWKLRPMQIGLAGLSLVLLAVVATGLIVSGPVTDAVGDLINAGGLARTAWSVAKWPVLALIMMVLLSLLFWIAPNVRQPRFRWLTPGGAVALVAWALASFGFGLYVANFGSYDATYGSLGAVIAFLVWLYLSNSALMLGVQINAELQRGRVLQAGEPDAEEPVLPPKTPATT
- a CDS encoding MFS transporter; translated protein: MSTAPPRASLLLLAYLAFVSLGLPDGLIGVGWPSIRADFGVPTEAVGLVLTAGTAGYLTSSVLAGFTLARLGVGWLLAGSTLLASLALTGYALTPGLILMVGCALVLGLGSGAIDSGLNAYAAGAFGPRHMNWMHAFFGLGVALGPLIMTGALSAGLSWRWGYGLVAGAQLALAAAFALTVRAWRDRTPARGPAGPATGKAAVAPPAVTRVRETLRLPAVWLGAAAFAVYVAIEVAAGLWAFLLLTEGRGLGAAVAGVCVSGYWGSLFVGRVVQGVVAERLGAATVLRGSLVGMALGAVLIALPAPAWVAVAGLFVVGFAAAPVFPLLTLTTVERVGTAHADRTIGLQIAAAGLGGALVPAGIGVLLGNTSVELLGPALVVLTLGLIALHTAGTRRPASG
- a CDS encoding DUF2795 domain-containing protein, with translation MERGSSKHGPRVDEQMSREVSGLVQGPGTGGSRVDESRVPEPAGEDQPEPTTAPAGDLRTGAPKGMSSEDVERRSRLGRFITMTALPGDRETLIANARENEAPADIVAELERLPEGTRYQTVSEVWAALGHKNETTRW
- a CDS encoding SRPBCC family protein; the encoded protein is MSGVTEHVDVSVPVRTAYDQWTQFEDFPQFMEGVQEVRQLTDTMTHWTVEIAGVKREFDAEITEQLPDERVAWRSTGGTQQAGVVTFHRLDPETTRVTLQLEFEPHGVVEQAGDKLGIVDRRAKGDLERFKQFIERRGQETGAWRGKVDRPQP